The following proteins are encoded in a genomic region of Pelodictyon phaeoclathratiforme BU-1:
- a CDS encoding MFS transporter: MKRAPLVIVLLTVLLDLIGFGIVLPLLPTYAKDLGANPAMIGLIAAIFSIMQFIFSPLWGKLSDKIGRRPVMLISIFVTAVSYLVLSQASTIPLLIFARGLSGIGSANIATAQAYITDVTDSKNRSGAMGMIGAAFGIGFIIGPLIGGVLKHYYGIPMVGYVSAALISLDFILAIFLLPESNRNAQKMVFGFLKKRTSESAPRRSVSLFLGEKATEYVDGLKLTFSSRPLALLMIANYIYTFAIVNMQVASILLWKEYFRATDEQIGYIFAYVGVWSVIVQGGLIRKLIKKLGEHKLFLWGHFFTFIGVFFVPFAPQSSLFSIGLVILFFFAIGTSLVAPINLSMISLYSYKQQQGQILGLSQSVNSFARIMGPFSGSILYGMNFHAPYIVAGILTLAGAIIALSLFKYKIEALDPSTEANNG, translated from the coding sequence ATGAAGCGCGCTCCCTTGGTCATTGTCCTCCTGACGGTTTTACTTGACCTTATCGGGTTCGGTATTGTGCTTCCACTGCTGCCGACCTATGCCAAGGATCTCGGTGCAAATCCTGCCATGATCGGGTTGATTGCTGCAATTTTCTCCATCATGCAGTTTATTTTTTCCCCTCTCTGGGGCAAGCTGAGCGACAAAATCGGTCGGCGACCGGTCATGTTGATCAGTATTTTTGTCACCGCTGTATCCTATCTTGTTTTATCACAGGCCAGCACCATTCCCCTCCTTATTTTTGCCCGTGGACTCTCGGGTATTGGGTCGGCCAATATTGCCACAGCTCAGGCCTATATCACTGATGTCACCGACAGTAAAAATCGTTCGGGAGCGATGGGCATGATCGGAGCCGCTTTCGGAATAGGCTTTATTATTGGCCCGCTGATTGGAGGTGTGCTCAAGCACTATTACGGTATTCCGATGGTCGGATATGTCTCTGCGGCACTGATCTCTCTCGACTTTATCCTTGCTATCTTTTTGCTTCCCGAGTCAAACAGGAATGCTCAGAAGATGGTGTTCGGCTTTCTGAAAAAGCGAACATCCGAGAGCGCACCCCGTCGATCGGTCTCTCTCTTTCTTGGTGAAAAAGCCACTGAGTATGTTGATGGACTGAAACTGACTTTCAGTTCACGCCCCCTTGCCCTGCTGATGATTGCAAACTACATCTATACCTTTGCCATTGTGAATATGCAGGTTGCATCCATTTTGCTCTGGAAGGAGTATTTCAGAGCTACTGACGAGCAGATCGGTTATATCTTTGCCTATGTCGGAGTGTGGTCTGTCATTGTGCAGGGTGGTCTTATCAGAAAGCTTATCAAGAAGCTGGGTGAGCACAAGCTTTTTCTCTGGGGCCATTTTTTCACCTTTATTGGTGTCTTTTTTGTACCGTTCGCACCTCAGAGTTCGCTCTTTTCAATCGGGCTGGTTATCCTCTTCTTTTTTGCTATCGGCACCAGTCTGGTTGCGCCTATCAACCTTTCCATGATTTCGCTCTACAGCTATAAACAGCAGCAGGGACAGATTCTTGGTCTTTCACAGTCAGTCAACTCTTTTGCCCGCATTATGGGGCCTTTCAGCGGCAGTATCCTTTATGGCATGAACTTTCATGCGCCCTATATTGTCGCCGGAATTCTGACTCTCGCTGGGGCAATCATTGCACTCAGCCTCTTCAAGTACAAAATTGAAGCCCTTGACCCTTCAACTGAAGCTAACAATGGCTGA
- a CDS encoding cobalamin-binding protein, with protein MRNSFRAKTTLSVFCLLFLLLASGCANKQHENKSPTGKPRIISLAPSLTEMIFAIGAGDQLVGRTSACDWPVAALQVPVVGAFGRPSLELLASIHPDLVVDVDLADEEMGKKISALGIQRENIACKSPDDIPASLRKLGKLTGHTREADSLALSISEGLAMFKTKAEKRAKKKSVYLEIWDDPFWTGGKGSYTSALIAYAGGRNIGDVVDKEYFEISQEWVIKKSPEVIACMYMSKNVSAASKLMERPGWGSVAAVQQRQVYDQFDNSLFLRPGPRVLEGIAQLHRTIYPVERAAP; from the coding sequence ATGCGAAACAGCTTCCGCGCTAAAACCACCCTCTCTGTTTTTTGTTTGCTCTTCCTGCTTCTGGCCTCAGGATGTGCAAACAAACAGCATGAAAACAAATCGCCAACGGGCAAACCCCGAATCATCAGCCTTGCTCCAAGCCTGACGGAGATGATTTTTGCTATTGGCGCTGGCGATCAACTGGTGGGCAGAACCAGCGCCTGCGACTGGCCTGTTGCAGCATTACAGGTGCCTGTAGTGGGGGCTTTTGGACGCCCTTCGCTTGAGCTGCTTGCTTCGATCCATCCCGATCTGGTGGTTGATGTTGATCTGGCCGATGAGGAGATGGGGAAAAAAATATCGGCGCTTGGTATTCAGAGAGAGAATATCGCATGCAAAAGCCCGGATGATATTCCTGCCTCCCTCAGAAAACTGGGAAAATTGACCGGTCATACCAGAGAGGCCGACAGTCTGGCCCTCTCTATCAGCGAGGGTCTTGCGATGTTTAAAACAAAGGCAGAAAAGAGAGCCAAGAAAAAGAGTGTCTATCTTGAAATCTGGGATGATCCTTTCTGGACAGGCGGAAAAGGAAGTTATACCTCTGCACTTATTGCCTATGCCGGTGGCAGGAATATCGGAGATGTTGTGGATAAAGAGTATTTCGAAATATCGCAGGAGTGGGTAATCAAGAAGAGCCCGGAGGTGATTGCCTGCATGTACATGTCGAAAAATGTCTCTGCTGCCAGCAAGCTCATGGAGCGTCCCGGTTGGGGCTCTGTTGCTGCCGTACAACAGCGTCAGGTTTATGACCAGTTCGATAACAGCCTCTTTCTTCGCCCTGGCCCGAGGGTTCTTGAAGGGATAGCACAGTTACATCGAACGATTTATCCTGTTGAGAGAGCTGCTCCCTGA
- a CDS encoding Gfo/Idh/MocA family protein produces MKIGVIGVGKLGEFHTKLLTEIAQERPDVHCAGLFDLDSNRAEEMARKYGVTRFSSLELLANACDAAVIATTTSSHYEIARTLLGERLHLFIEKPITTTIEEADELIRLEAENGVRIQVGHIERFNPALRAVESSIGRPIYIQAERLSGFSRRVTDVSVVLDLMIHDIDLVLSLIPSEIKHIAASGVKVFSNELDMATARIDFVNGAAANVTASRLSRNRMRKLRFFCNDPKSYASLDLTTGKSEVFRLVKQSEASSKNPLKSFAARKILEQFGEIQETMQGMVLDYIHPEIPKINALRDELEYFINTVRNNTPAPVSSSDGRRAIMVAGKIADEIAANAALLE; encoded by the coding sequence ATGAAAATTGGCGTTATCGGAGTGGGCAAGCTGGGAGAGTTTCACACAAAGCTCCTCACGGAAATTGCACAGGAGCGGCCTGATGTCCATTGTGCAGGGCTCTTTGATCTCGACAGTAACCGGGCTGAAGAGATGGCCCGGAAATATGGTGTTACGCGTTTCAGCTCGCTTGAGCTTCTGGCTAACGCTTGTGATGCTGCCGTTATTGCAACCACCACAAGCTCCCACTATGAAATAGCCCGAACCCTGCTTGGCGAGAGGCTGCACCTGTTTATTGAAAAGCCCATAACGACGACAATTGAAGAGGCTGACGAACTGATTCGGCTTGAAGCAGAAAACGGGGTACGTATCCAGGTTGGTCATATTGAGCGCTTCAACCCGGCGCTGCGGGCGGTGGAATCCTCTATCGGGCGTCCCATCTATATCCAGGCTGAACGGCTGAGCGGGTTTTCGCGAAGGGTGACGGATGTTTCTGTGGTTCTTGACCTGATGATTCACGATATTGATCTGGTTCTCTCTCTTATACCTTCCGAGATCAAGCATATCGCCGCTTCGGGGGTGAAGGTCTTCTCCAATGAACTCGACATGGCAACGGCCAGAATTGATTTTGTCAACGGTGCAGCAGCAAATGTTACCGCAAGCAGACTCAGCCGCAACAGAATGCGCAAGCTCCGTTTTTTTTGCAATGACCCGAAAAGTTACGCCTCACTGGATCTGACGACCGGGAAATCGGAGGTATTCAGGCTGGTGAAACAGAGTGAGGCCTCCTCCAAAAACCCGCTCAAATCCTTTGCTGCGCGTAAAATACTTGAACAGTTCGGTGAAATTCAGGAGACCATGCAGGGGATGGTTCTGGACTATATCCACCCGGAAATTCCGAAAATAAATGCGTTGCGTGACGAACTTGAATATTTTATCAATACCGTCAGAAACAACACGCCAGCTCCGGTCAGCTCCTCTGACGGACGCCGGGCGATTATGGTTGCAGGCAAAATCGCTGACGAAATTGCCGCCAATGCAGCCTTACTTGAATAA